The nucleotide window TATATCACAAAGGTGCGTGTTGAAAAAAGCAAAAAAATGCTTCTGGAGGACTGCATCAGTCTCGCTATCATCTCAACGCAATGCGGCTTTAAAGATCAGAGCTACTTTACAAAGGTCTTCAAAAAGGAAACGGGCGTCTCGCCGAAGCGCTTTCGCAACAACTACTTCGGGGATACGTCGGACGCCGATATATAAAAGAAAAAATGCCCGGGCCAAAGCCCGGGCTTTTATTATCCAATTCAGATCACCCTCTGACGAGCTCCAGCGCTTTTGTAGCAGCTGTGGCGGCGTCCGGCGTATACGCATCGGCACCGATTTCGTCGGCAAACGCTTGGGTGATGGGCGCCCCGCCGACCATGATCTTCACCTGGTCTTTACAGCCGGCGTCAATCATTGCCTGAACGGTATGTCGAAGCGAATCCATCGTTGTCGTCAAGAGCGCTGAAGCGCCGACAACTTTACAGTCAGGGTTTTCCCGAACCGCTTCAACAAATTTTTCTGCCGGAACATCGACGCCCAAGTCAATCACTTCAAAACCGGCCGATTCTATGAGAAGCGCGACAAGGTTCTTACCAATGTCATGGAGATCACCGGCAACAGTTCCGATGATGTATTTGCCGTGCTTGGCACCTGTTCCGGCGGCAAGAAACGGCTTTAATATCTCAACGCCTTTTTTCATCGTTTTAGCGGCAACAAGCATTTCAGGTACAAAAATTTCGTTTGCTTGAAACTTCGCGCCGACAATGCCCATGGCGTCTATCATGCCTTCATTGAGAATTGTATTCGGGTCATCACCATCAGCCAGCGCTTCCTGAACGATGCCTTCGATCAGCTTGACCTTCCCTAATTCGACGGCATTGGCGACATCTTTGATTTTTGACATGCGAAAATTCCTCCTGTCAAATAGTGTGTTCAGTATGTTGATACGGCGTCACGGTTTATTCTTTTGACCAAAGAGGCCTCGACGATAAGCACCAATAAAATCAAGGCACATTTCGTCATTTCCGAGAAGAGCTTCCGTCGCAAAAATCATGCCCATCAAATCCTGATTTAATGGGTCAAGAACGGCACTGTCCATTCCTGCGTTCATCGCCAAAACAGTAAACGCCTGGTTAATGA belongs to Oscillospiraceae bacterium CM and includes:
- a CDS encoding corrinoid protein; translated protein: MSKIKDVANAVELGKVKLIEGIVQEALADGDDPNTILNEGMIDAMGIVGAKFQANEIFVPEMLVAAKTMKKGVEILKPFLAAGTGAKHGKYIIGTVAGDLHDIGKNLVALLIESAGFEVIDLGVDVPAEKFVEAVRENPDCKVVGASALLTTTMDSLRHTVQAMIDAGCKDQVKIMVGGAPITQAFADEIGADAYTPDAATAATKALELVRG